In Pirellulales bacterium, the following are encoded in one genomic region:
- a CDS encoding enoyl-CoA hydratase/isomerase family protein, translating into MTVRINIHENAGTIIIDRPERRNALSRDVLRALVEAFGDLHMERRVRAVVLTGAGSTFCSGMDLAEMRSTKESDDPRAQWHEDSVLYLELLETMLHFPKPIIAAVNGPAVAGGAGLVLASDIVVAADNARFGFPEARRGIVAGLVAPLLVFRIGAGHAAHMLLRANLIDAQEAFRLGAFHELVPADQTWVRAVELAKECATSAPEALLLTKRLLNETIGEHLSTLLAAGAAASATSRTTEAAAEGLAAFLEKRSPKWP; encoded by the coding sequence ATGACCGTTCGCATCAATATCCACGAGAACGCCGGCACGATCATCATCGATCGGCCCGAGCGGCGCAATGCGTTGTCGCGTGACGTGCTGCGGGCGTTGGTCGAAGCATTCGGCGACTTGCACATGGAACGACGCGTGCGGGCCGTGGTACTAACGGGTGCGGGTTCGACCTTCTGCTCGGGCATGGACCTGGCCGAGATGCGCTCCACGAAGGAAAGCGACGATCCGCGCGCGCAGTGGCACGAGGATTCGGTGCTGTATCTCGAACTGCTCGAGACAATGTTGCACTTTCCCAAACCGATTATCGCCGCGGTTAACGGTCCGGCCGTCGCCGGCGGCGCAGGACTGGTGCTGGCCAGCGACATCGTGGTGGCGGCCGATAACGCGCGATTTGGTTTTCCCGAGGCGCGCCGCGGCATCGTGGCCGGGCTGGTCGCGCCGCTCTTGGTGTTTCGCATCGGGGCAGGCCATGCGGCGCATATGCTTTTGCGAGCGAACCTGATCGACGCGCAAGAGGCCTTCCGCCTGGGCGCGTTTCACGAACTGGTGCCGGCCGATCAGACCTGGGTGCGGGCCGTCGAGCTGGCCAAGGAGTGTGCTACAAGCGCGCCCGAGGCCTTGCTGCTCACCAAGCGGTTGCTCAATGAAACGATCGGCGAGCACTTGAGCACATTGTTAGCCGCCGGGGCCGCTGCAAGCGCCACCTCGCGCACCACCGAGGCTGCCGCGGAAGGCCTGGCCGCGTTCTTGGAAAAGCGTTCGCCCAAGTGGCCGTGA
- a CDS encoding permease prefix domain 1-containing protein, whose protein sequence is MAQQQSGVQNDDLDELESHLRDTVAALGKNGLSTEEALVVAVHRLGSPQEIAVEFAKIDRAAVWINRLVWILAGYMLTNLGALGIAISTRAGQLLAARYHVSPSVAMTVACYAPFALIAVIGWALYGTRLGRVAARVLNAARRTLSTPSLAIVSCALILSAYQVDFLLRRLSFTLPFAESQRVGQRIAVRDGFLMILGPMAAAVVALCLVRYRRRKNQSQELAQ, encoded by the coding sequence GTGGCGCAGCAGCAAAGCGGCGTTCAGAATGACGATCTCGACGAGTTGGAAAGTCATCTGCGGGACACCGTCGCTGCGCTGGGCAAGAACGGCCTGTCGACCGAGGAAGCCCTCGTCGTCGCCGTTCATCGCCTCGGTTCGCCACAGGAAATTGCCGTGGAGTTCGCCAAGATCGACCGCGCGGCCGTCTGGATCAATCGGCTGGTTTGGATACTAGCCGGCTATATGCTTACGAATCTGGGGGCACTCGGGATTGCCATTTCGACGCGGGCTGGCCAATTACTCGCTGCTAGGTACCATGTCTCGCCCTCTGTCGCCATGACGGTGGCTTGTTATGCGCCGTTTGCGCTGATTGCCGTGATCGGATGGGCCCTTTACGGAACGCGGCTTGGCAGGGTAGCGGCGCGTGTTTTGAATGCTGCGCGCCGCACTCTCTCGACGCCATCGTTGGCAATCGTCTCGTGCGCGCTGATCTTGTCAGCCTATCAGGTTGATTTCCTCCTACGCCGACTCTCCTTTACCCTCCCCTTTGCCGAAAGTCAGCGGGTTGGGCAGAGAATCGCCGTGCGGGACGGGTTCCTCATGATCCTTGGGCCCATGGCAGCGGCCGTCGTCGCCCTTTGTCTCGTGCGCTATCGACGACGAAAGAACCAATCGCAAGAGCTTGCGCAATAG
- a CDS encoding helix-turn-helix transcriptional regulator gives MISKDLVAASARPLVLAILEKGESYGYAIIQDVRSLSGGELAWSDGMLYPVLHRLEKEGLIKATWKMSDEGRRRRYYKVNRRGSRALVAERRQWMAVHTTLSRLWGAETCST, from the coding sequence ATGATCAGCAAAGACCTGGTAGCCGCCTCGGCGCGGCCATTGGTGCTCGCCATCCTCGAGAAGGGCGAGAGCTACGGCTACGCCATCATTCAAGACGTCCGTTCGCTATCGGGCGGCGAACTGGCGTGGAGCGACGGCATGCTCTATCCGGTGCTCCACCGCCTTGAAAAAGAGGGGCTCATCAAGGCGACTTGGAAGATGTCCGACGAAGGTCGCCGGCGCCGATACTATAAGGTCAACCGCCGCGGATCGCGGGCGCTCGTCGCCGAACGGCGCCAGTGGATGGCAGTTCACACAACCCTTAGCAGGCTATGGGGAGCGGAGACATGTTCGACCTAG
- a CDS encoding HisA/HisF-related TIM barrel protein, producing MRIIPVLDLMDGVVVRGVAGRRSEYRPIESTLCLSAEPTVVACAIVDRYRTTEFYIADLDAIAGSEPAWGIYEEIAATGARLLVDAGVGDVGRAQSLADFRAAGEPLAGVIVGLESLAPECVDGVLRADDQHLAATIAPLLRAIGAERLVFSLDLKGGTPLTNVRAWRATEPLKLAASVIDAGVRRLIILDLADVGVGEGVGTLALCQAIRAEYPQIEIIAGGGVRGPGDLRQMAACGCDAALVASALHDGRLSKEALARIDER from the coding sequence ATGCGCATCATCCCGGTTCTTGACCTCATGGATGGCGTCGTGGTGCGCGGCGTCGCCGGCCGCCGCAGCGAATACCGGCCGATCGAAAGCACGCTCTGTTTGAGCGCAGAACCAACCGTGGTCGCCTGTGCGATCGTCGATCGCTACCGTACGACCGAGTTCTATATCGCCGATCTCGACGCCATCGCGGGCAGCGAGCCGGCGTGGGGCATCTACGAAGAGATCGCAGCGACGGGCGCGCGGCTGTTGGTCGACGCCGGCGTCGGTGACGTCGGCCGCGCCCAATCGCTGGCGGACTTTCGCGCGGCAGGAGAACCGCTGGCCGGCGTCATCGTGGGGCTCGAAAGTCTCGCGCCCGAGTGCGTCGATGGCGTCCTCCGCGCGGACGATCAGCACCTCGCAGCCACGATCGCTCCTCTGTTACGTGCGATCGGCGCCGAGCGGCTGGTCTTCAGCCTCGACCTGAAAGGCGGTACGCCGCTGACAAACGTCCGCGCATGGCGCGCGACGGAGCCGCTTAAACTTGCCGCTTCCGTAATCGACGCGGGCGTGCGGCGTTTGATCATTCTCGACCTTGCCGACGTTGGCGTGGGTGAAGGCGTTGGCACCCTGGCCCTCTGCCAGGCGATACGCGCGGAGTATCCGCAAATCGAAATCATTGCCGGCGGCGGCGTGCGCGGGCCGGGCGACCTGCGGCAAATGGCGGCGTGCGGCTGCGACGCGGCGCTCGTGGCCTCGGCGCTGCATGATGGACGTTTGAGCAAGGAGGCGCTAGCGCGAATAGATGAGCGCTGA
- a CDS encoding DNA-3-methyladenine glycosylase: protein MTLGYEPAQAIAAIGRADKHMAKLIRRVGPLDLTQRKMDNTFQTLARAIVYQQLSGKAAATIHGRTIAAFGTRKKLSPERLLAAKDEALRAVGLSRNKAAALRDLATKTLDGVVPTVAKLHKMSDEEIIERLTSVRGIGVWTVEMLLMFRLGRPDVLPISDLGVRKGFMLTYGHKELPKPTAILEHGERWRPYRSVASWYLWRACDVAAKAPVPM from the coding sequence ATGACTCTTGGCTACGAACCCGCACAGGCCATCGCCGCGATCGGCCGGGCCGACAAGCACATGGCGAAATTGATTCGCCGCGTCGGACCGCTCGATCTCACGCAGCGCAAAATGGACAATACGTTCCAGACGCTCGCCCGGGCGATCGTCTACCAGCAGCTCTCGGGCAAGGCGGCGGCCACAATCCATGGGCGCACTATCGCCGCTTTTGGGACACGCAAAAAGCTTTCGCCCGAGCGGCTGCTGGCGGCCAAGGACGAAGCGCTGCGCGCCGTAGGTCTGTCGCGAAACAAGGCCGCCGCGCTTCGTGACCTGGCGACCAAGACGCTTGATGGCGTCGTGCCCACGGTCGCCAAGCTGCACAAGATGAGCGACGAGGAGATCATCGAGCGGCTGACAAGCGTCCGCGGCATCGGCGTGTGGACGGTCGAGATGCTGCTCATGTTCCGTCTGGGCCGCCCCGACGTGCTGCCGATTTCGGACCTGGGTGTGCGCAAGGGGTTCATGCTCACGTACGGCCATAAAGAACTACCGAAGCCAACGGCCATCCTCGAACATGGCGAGCGCTGGCGCCCGTACCGCTCGGTAGCCAGTTGGTACCTGTGGCGTGCCTGCGACGTGGCCGCCAAGGCACCCGTGCCGATGTAG